GAAGGATTCATCTCCAACTGCTGGTATTTGTCTCTTAATTAGACCTTTTCCCAAATCTGCAAAGTTCGTCTTGTATCCTGAATGTGTTTACAATTATGCCAGTAAAATTGTTGCGCACCCTTCATTTTCAAATGACGAAGCTTTACGTTCTACGGCTTTGTTCATGGATGCGGGCAACAACTAAGGAGATATCAAAAGATGATACTTGGGTTATTTTATCCACCCTTGAGAGAAACAAGTCTCCATATGCAATTTCATGCATGCCCCTGGAATTCCGTGACATAATAATTTCAGCAATGGACCGGATTGATACGTAAGACTGCTTTATTTATATGTCGTATTGCATCTTTTTGCAGTTTCTTATCCTGCATTATTTCCAAAGCCCTTTGATTTTTTTTGCATTACTACTTTGCAATTGGCCATCTTTTTTAATatctactccctccattccaaattataagacatCTTGGTTTTTCTAGATTCATAGCCTTTACAATGCACTTGGACATACACCATGTCTAGACACATAGTAAGAGCAATGTATCTAAAAAACCAAAACGCCTTATAATTTGGAACGAAGGAAGTATTTGGGCTAATAGATAATTATTTCTTTTGTTGCACTTAAGCAGTATTTCTTTTTGGCAGTAAGTATAGTTGTTACAGTGTCAGGATTCAGGAAGGAATTTGTCTTACTGTGTTGTATAATTTTATTGCTACAGCAGTATATCTTAAATTGTTGTAATGATCAAGCATAAGCTTTTGCCATTATTAATCTTTAGATTTCTGGTTATCCTGTCTTACCTATGAATGAATCCATTCACCTGAGTTTAAGGTTTGTGTCTCTTGTCTTTTGCTCTGCAAAATCTGAAATTTGTCTTGAGCACAACCTTCTAAAGTGATGGCACATCAGTCTCCAGGCTCTGTGTTCAGTATATTCTAAATTCtacccccctctctctccctgcACTGCAAAATTTGGGAACAGCAAGTGCTTTCCTGCCTTCATTGTTGGTAGTGCTGAACATGTCCCTAATCTGTGTTTGTTTATTTCAGTATGATTCTTAATCTGATGAGCGAGACTGCGAAGTCATATGACATTTCTCAACCACTTCAGGAAATTAATGAGTCTGTCagacttgcatttttgaattcctttCTGGATTTTGCTGGTATGAATCTCTAAGTAGCTAGAGGATTTTTTTAATTCTCTAGTCGTGGTCTGAAAATCTTTGACATTGCTTCAGGTTATCTGGAGAGGTTTGGAGGTGAACTAACTGAGAACAGGCCAAACAATGAAAACAATTATGTTCAAAATGGATACATAAATGGTACTAGAGAAACATCTGCTAACACAGATGGAGATTTGCACAAAAAGCTGCTGGTTGTTTTGAGTAACATTGGATATTGTAAAGCTGAACTTTCAGAAGAACTGTACACCACATATAGACACATTTGGTCTCCAGTCAGGTACCTGATAGCATTCATGAAATTTTCGCCCTTTCCTTCGCTGTGGGAAACCATGTACCCATTATAGAAGCTGTTCTCAAGGTATGTCTAATCCATTCAATGAAAATTTTATCATAGGAATAATGATGAGCGAAGTTCTGACATGCGAGATCTGATGACTTCTTTCTCTGCGCTTGAAGAGAAAGTCCTGGACCAATATACTTTTGCAAAGGTATGATACACAATTCAGGGCATAGGCATAGTGTTGATTAACCACCGAATGCATGATTTAACAAAATTGGTTACATCATATATAATTATAAAAGGGTAGGCCTGGTGCAGCGGTGAGAGCTGTCTCATTGAGTCAGCAGGTTGCGGGTTCTAAACAGCTTCTCCACATTTGCAGGGAGAATATTTGCCTTGGTTTATCTCTTTCCTAGATCCCACTGATGTGGGAGCCTCTGGCACTGAGTCTGCCCAATTGCATCATATATATTATAACCCCAGTATCTTTCCTTCATATATTAGTTAATCTGATACAGATTTAGTGTTCTCCATTCAGCCATTCCTCAAACAGTACAACAATTTTGAAAACTTACTAAAGCACACGAAATAACTTAGGGCTTGTTTGTTTCCTCCGGAATGGCTGGCCTGAATAATTCAGGGCTGGAATGGTTCACTAATTTATATAATCTTGATAAGGGGACGTTCGGTTTTTCCAGAATGGTGGCCCGGAACCGTTCCTAGCTtggattgtttctctaatttgTATAAATTTTGATCACTTGGAACGATTCACGGTGTATTCTTgaagaaacgaacaaggcctaagttgGAACGATTCTGGCCTCCAATCCTGACTACCGAACACACCCTTAACTGGGACTCTGGGTGAACCGACAAACTTTGTTTCGATGTAGCTTCACAATTACTTTACTTTTTGTAGAGCACAGCAATTTTGTTGGAAGTTCCAGTTTTTGTGATAAACACTGAAGCTATTTTATTTGCTTTGATGTGTTGTATATCATATTGTTTTGTGCCTTGCATGCAAATAGCAGTTTAGAACAGTTGTCACAGGCCCATAGCATTTAATGAAGTGCTAGGAAGTTCCACCGATCTTGTGAATGCTGGCTGGGACAACTGTAAATCTGAAGtgttatgaatttttaatattTCACTAGTGTCTAATGCGTGCCCTGCGCGCGTTTTTTTACGATTCTAacaaaaataaatatatgaaaagAAGGGATATTGTATATGCAGATGGCATTATGGCAAGATGAATATTTTAacaaaaataaatatatgaacgaTTCCATGCAAAGTTGATGTTAAAACCTGTTTACAGATTGTAGAAAAACTGCAAAATTTTAATTTAATTAATTTGCTAAAGGCTATAACACAGGGACAAGATGAATATGTTCACAATGAGTGAACAGGTTTGCTAAAGCATTTTACAACAAATCACTAAGACTACTATATGATTCCGGCAACAAAGTGTAAAATTGTAGAAATTTTTGTTCTTTCTAGAAATGCAGTAGAACTGAGTCTATTTGAATTAAGGAGAAAACAGATTCACTGTCCATGGACCTTTGAATTAATGAGAAAACAGATTCAGTGAAAAATGATGTTGAAACCTGTTTACAGATTGTAAACAAACTGCAAAATTTTAGTTTATTTAATTTGCTAAAGACCATAATACAGAGACAAGGTGAATCTGTTTATAACACAACATCAAGACTACAATACGATTCCGACAACGATGTGCAAAATTtcagtttatttatttatttttctacTGTAGACTCAGAGTTTTGCTAGGCGCTAGGCGGAATCTAGGCGATGACCCTTAGCCTAGAGACTAGTCCAGCCTAGGCTTGCCTAGGCGATGCTAGGCGTTTTTCTAGGCGTTTTGCCAACTTATATAGTATATTCATATATACATTTATAGATAAAAAAATAGGGAAGGATCAGTAGACATACCTTTTGTCCTTGCAGATCTGCtgatcactgaatcctcaagcacTGCTGCAATAGAAGTGGACAACACTTTTAGATGCAATTGGGCATCAATACAAGTGATAAAAAAATAGGAAATAGCAAGTTAGGTACTTATCTGAGGTCTGACCCTTCTCCCATCCATTAAGTACTGATCAGCACCATAGGATAGCCTTTAGAAATCACAAACATGAAGGGACAGTAGGCAGTAACACATATAAAATGCAGCAACACGAAATAAAATAACAAGCCATGCACATGATTCAGTTCTCACAAGCCACAACACAAAACACAAGCGCACAACAGGAGTTCTAAGTTCACAAGTTAAAGATACATGGATGCATAATAAAAGCTAAAACATGACATGAAGCTGGCTCACACGCCGGTTTCATCCatctcatcctcatcctcatcttcatcaaaCTCTTCTTCTTCGGACTCAAACTCTTCTTCATTGAGCTCTCTCACCCTTGCACTTCTACGCAGCTCTAGTTGTTCTTCTGCTCCCACTGCATCTCCAAGCACAGACCAAGGTATCCCTGTACCTTCCATGACTTCTTCCTCGTCTTCGTCATCTCTAAAGGAGACTAATGCACAATCATCTCCATTCTCTTGGAGGAAACCTTGAGCTTCAGTTGGACCACTAGACAAGAGAACATCAGTAATTTTCTTGGACTTGATCTTTGCTCTCTTATTAATTAGCCTGTTGTTGAACTGAACGTAGACCAACTTGTTGAGGCGGTCTGTAGTAAGCCTATTTCTCTTCTTAGTGTGCACCTATAAATTAAAAATAAGAGCACTTTTAGTTCTGCAATTTTATTGTAATGCTGCTGTAATTTTGATAACAGATAGGTACTTACCCCATCAAACCCACTCCAATTTCTTTCACAACCAGAAGAACTTGCTGTTAAAGATAGGATCTTGGTAGCCATCTTCTGTAGAGCTGGTGTTTCAGTTCCATAAAGCCGCCACCATGATGCTGAAATAAAATACCTCTCTATTAGTTAGAGCTGGTGTTTGCATATTCTTCTTCCAACAATCTCCCTCGCAGGTCAAACATAGTTGGAGGTTCAATTCCAGGCCCAAATTGTCCAATTGCTTCACACATTTGCTTGAACTCATCGTTGTCACATGCATTGAATGATATTGCTATCAATATCACAAAACAGCAAGGATATTAAAAAACAGCAAGGAAATCTGATGAATATGAAATCTGAAATTAAAAAACAGCAAGGAAATTACCATGGTTAAAGGCCCATCTTGCAATATATTTATGCACCTCATGTAATCTTTCTTTCCAAAGTTCCTTGTTCAGCCTCTGTTGAGTCAAAGATTCAGATTTAGTTGCTGTAGGATCAATAGCTTTTGTCCATTTGTCCATGGGGCCTAATTTGTGAGGCTCTGAACTTCCAACACAAGTCACTTCTTCTGATCCTCCAACCCTAGACACATGAACTTCCTCTCTAAGTTCTAGCTCACGAACAGTCTTCACCTCCCTTTTCCTTTTTGCTCCATCTAGCGCTTTCTTGCACTTTTCTTGAGCCTCCAGCAATTTCTCTTTGGTGGTCTTAATGCCTTGGCATTTCTTCGCATTCTTTCCTTCCTGGGCGATATGTTGCTTCAACCGATAAACCCCTCCACACATTTGCTTGTCACACAGTATGCACTTTACCTTGTCCTTATTGTTTACATCAACAAGAACCCCATACTCCCATCCCACATCATCTGAATTTCTTCTAAGGACACTAACTCCCTCTGGTGCACTTGCAGTTTCTTCAGATTGACCCTCTGTCATCTGAGTTCAAGCCATCATATGTGAATCAGTGAATAACAAATTAACAGAGGAGAGAAGCAGTGGAGAGAAGCAGGGGAGGAGGAACATACAGACCTCTGCCGGGGAAGAACCAGGGGAGTTCTCTGTCTCTGTCGGCGAAGAACAGGGGAGAAGAGAAGCAAGCAGCTGGGCAGAGGATGTGCAGCAGGGCGGCGGGGGCTTCTCTGGCGCAATCAGGCGGCGGGGGCTTCTCTGGGCAGCTTCTCGGGCGGCGGCGGGCTTCTCTGGGCAGCTTCTCTGGCGGCGGCGGGGGCTTCTCTGGCGCCCGACGGAGAAGGAAGCGGGGGCTTCTCCGGCGACCGCGCAATCAGGCCCTCCCGCGCAATCTGCCTTTCCCTACCGCGCCGCTCCCTAATCCCCTCCAGCGCGCGCTCTATTTCCCTCCCGCGCGCTTTCCCGCTCGCGCGCTATTTCTATCCCGTAGTCCCGCGCGTTCCAgctcgcgcgcgcgcgcgcctagCCTCGCCTCCGCGACGACTTGGCACCTGGGCGACGCGGAATCGCCGCGGAATCCACGCTAGGCGCCGCCTAGGCGCTCCGATCGACTAGGAGGTCGCCTACCCCCCTAGTCCAGGCGGAAGCCCATGGCCTAGCGCCTAGGCGCGCCTAGGCGCGACGTAATCGACGATTTTCAAAACTTTGTGTAGACTTAATACTCACAGGAGTAATCTAAGGATCTAACAAAAATAATCTAGGCTTCAGCTGCTACCAGAAAAGTCTAGCATCATTACTGATTTTAGAAGTTATCAATGGTTCCACAAAGAAGCACATGGACGCACATAAGAGATGATGTTGTAACTTGTAAGAACTTAAGTTGTTTTCTCACGACCTCCGCTCCTCTCGAGTCGTCGCCTCTTCAGATCCTGTTGCCATGAGAGGACGAAGGAGCACCTGCGACCTGCAGCCTGCGGGAATGGGGCAAGGAGGACGAAGGAGCACCAGCTGATTGGGGCGAGGAGGGAGGAGAGCACCTGGGGGCTGGGGTGGCTACGACCTGGAAGTTTGCGGATGCATTCGGAGGAGAGCACCTGGGGCTGGTGCAGCTGCAGTCTGGAAAGCTCACGGTTGTATTCAGAGGAACTACCGTTGATATAGAGTCCTGCGGCTGAAATAAAAGATACTAATGTGGATAGTCTAAAACTCTAAATAAACTCCTTTGCGCTGCGCTTTAATATATAGATAGGCCCTACTCGGTGCTAGAGAAATGTTTTCTTGAATGTCAATATTTTTTACTTTTTGCATATTATGGTATTTACCTTTGCTTTACTCATCCTgatgttttgttgttgttgtttgaTTAGTCAAACTTGATCAGAAGTTCTGCACAAAGTTATCTTTTGGATCCTGGGATTTATTGGGGAGCAGCACCAATGGTAAAGGTATGTAGCATCAATTTAAAAGTTAAAACACAGAATTCATTTATGTTGTGGTACTGTGTGTTCCAAAAAAAGGGAAACAATGGAAGGTATGATGGCTCTCGATTCTCCGTCATGAGATTTAGTTCAAATTTTGTAGCATTTTGCTATTTACTGCAAGAGCAGTTACATCCAGAATATGTTGTAGATTACAACTGTAACTGGCGTTTGGGTACTTTTATGGAAATGGATTGGCTTCTTTGTGTTTGTTGTTGTACCAATGCCTCTTGTTGTCTTGTGAAACTACAATCTCATCAATGTTATTGCTTTCTCCTTGCAGAGCATTCGAGATGCAACTCTTGACTTGCTGCACATCCTTGTAGCAGTACATGCAGAGGTTTTCATCAATTTATTATCTTATTTTGATTATTTATTAAACCTTGTTATGACATCACTGTCTTTCCTAAAATGCTTGAAGTTGGCATAAGTACAACCACTTTGACTGGAATTTTGGTGTGATCTTTTGGCCCACAGGTTCTAAGTCAATACTGTTGTATTCATATTTGCATCAGCAAAAAGCCCCGATGCTAAGTGAAGTAGCTGATTTTTTTTGTATTTTTATGGTAACAACTAGCACAAGTCAGTATGACACCTAGTACTGGGTACTGTGTTTGTCCACCTTGTTGGTAACAAGTTACAAATTGTACTCTTAGGATGGGTATCTGGAAAGATATGCTATTTATGTGCTTTTCAGTTTTCACCTTCTAATATATGAAATATTTTGTGTAATAAGAAAAATACTGTAGCATCCTTTCAAAGTTTGTTTGAGTTATTCATTACTTAGATAAAGAAATGCTAATGAAAAGTCCCAACCTCCTATGCTGCTCATTTTGGGAACGACCATCCTTTTATGGGGTGTTTGTTTTGAAGAGTCAATCCATTCTAGATGAGGTGGTTTATGATGAGTCCATTCCATAAATTGGACATTTAGTGGAATGAACTTATTCCTCGTATCATTACTAATTATTAGGCTATGAGGAATGAAATGATGCTTGATCAAAacattccattccacaaaccaaacaagaaaatgaagagtgagaagatgatgtactacctcattcctcaaaccaaacacgctATTACTGCATGTATTTCATTTCTGATTGCTACATATATCTTAGGAACATTTGTGTGTCGTCAGCATTGTCTGTCTTAAGAGTACAATTTGACTATGTATCCTCATGTCTATATTTGAAAAGAGTAGACACAATTCTCACTTTTAACTTTCAGATATACTCTGGTGCTCGGCCTTTGTTGGAGAAGacaatgaaaattttggttgaggGTTTGGTCGACATCTTTCTTAGTGTTTTTCATGAGAATAAGACCAAAGGTATTAGGTTGTTGGATGCAAATGGTTTTTGTCAACTCATGCTTGAGGTAAATGTTTGTTCCTTATTTTCATTTGCCACTAGATTCTTCTCAAGTCATAGCTTTGTTAAGGGCCAACAGCTCAAGTGCTCTGCTTGGTTTACCTCTTTTTTGTGTTATATTCCTGCAGCTTGAGTATTTTGAGACTGTGCTACACACATACTTCTCACCCGAGGCACAGCAGGCTATGAAATCCTTACAAGAGAATTTGTTGGAAAAGGCCTGTGAAAGTATTGCAGAAGCCATGGAAAATCCTGGACACCAACGGCGACCAACCCGTGGCAGTGAAGATGCATCGTCAGATGATAGACAGCCATCAGTATCACCTGATGATTTGCTTGTAAGTGCAcataaatattctacttatggatTTTCAAATTGATGATAGATGAAATACACATCTGTCAGTGTAGTGTGACATCAGTTTTTTGAAAGCAGACTTTTTCTGCTGTCTTCCGAAAGTCCCGCTTTCTGTTGCCAACCGAAACCAATATAATTTTCTTTCCAGTTGCTTGCTCAACAGTACAGTAGTGATCTGCTGCAAGGGGAGCTGGAGAGGACTCGATTGAACATAGCCTGCTTCATGGAGTCAGCCCTTCAATCAACGTCTGCGCCAGCAGGCTCAAAGCCTGCTGCATATTCTTCTTACCATGCGCAAGTACCACAGCACGCCCCCATTCAAACGTCCTCGCCTAGTTTTAGAAGGCAGCAGACTGGTACAAGCTCTCCTGTAGTCTCCAGACGGCGACGGTGAGCGTAGTGCATCTTCCCTGGAATTTCCTACCACCCCTCatgtttttttttatttcttgTAATTATCATCCTGTTGTCATGTGTTATGAATTTTGATCCATTCTTTTGGTGTCGTAAGATAAAAATGGTGGTCAAGTGCTTCTGCACGGGAACATAAAATTGTATAATATGCCCACGAATCAAATACTGCCTTGCTGACTGAAGATAGCACCACAGCTGTATCTGCTGCGCCAGTCTCCTTCGGTCCTCACTGCTTGTTTGTATATTCATTTGGACAGTTTATGTATCCCGACATTTGTTAATGTTGTATCAGGTGGTTCAACTAGCATCGGGATAATTTTCTTATATCGAAAGCGGCTGAAGTGATTGAGATTCAACTAGCATCGGGATAATTTTCTTATATCGAACTGTTATTAAATGCACGCGGGCATGTTTTCTGTCTCCAGTAGCAGCCCATGTTACCTGCACTGCGTCGCTCTTGTTTATTCAGGATTCCTACTCCGTCTCTGTTTTCCACGGGTGCACCTGTGCTTGAATTGGTCGATCGCACATGTCTCCGGCGGCGATCGCAAGCTCAAGACCCGAGCTTAGTGAGCTACCCCCTCCCGGCTTCCCATGTGCCGGGATATTGATCCATGTCTCTGGCAAATGGAACTCGCTGGTCCGTGGTGGCGGGGTCGGACGTGGCGAAATCAGATAGGGGGCAAGCATGCCGAAGAAAATTACTTGAGTGGATCTCGTGACTGGCTTAAGATCGACTCATCATAAATCACTGGCCCATTAACTAAGTCTGGTGCCCAGCCACAGTGGAGGCGTCGGTCCGTCTCGCACTCCCCTCAAACCGTAGAGTACTCATGGCCTACAAGCCAATCGATCGTGGTACATTTATGGCCCACGCGTCCTCTGGCCGACAACGCACTTAGGCATGGCCATTTCAAAACCCGAACCTGAACCAAACCCGAAtaaacctgtcggggaccataattaggggtaccctcaagactcctaattctcagctggtaacccccatcagcacaaagctgcaaaggcctgatgggtgcgactaagtcagggatcggtccatttgagggactcgatcacgcctcgcccgagctcagcctcgggcaagggcagccgaccctggaggatctccgtctcgcccgaggcccccctccagcgacgaacatacttccggctcgcccgaggcccagtcttcgccaagaagcaaccctagccaaatcaccacgccaaccgaccaaatcacaggggcatttaatgcaaaggtggcctgacacctttatcctgacgcacgcccttcagtcgacagagccgaagtgaccgtagtcacttcgccgctccactgaccggcctgacagaaggacagcgccgcctgcgccgctccgactgctgtgccactcgacagagtgaggctgacaggcagtcaggcccggcctcaggcaccataggaaactccgcttcgcccgacccagggctcagactcgggctcagccccggaagacggcgaactccgctccgcccgacccagggctcggactcgggctcagccccggaaggcggcgaactccgctccgcccgactctgggctcggactcgggctcagccccggaagacggcgaactccgctccgcccgacccagggctcggactcgggctcagccccggaagacggcgaactccgctccgcccgacccagggctcggactcgggctcagccccggaagacgacgaactccgtttcgcccgaccccagggctcggactcagccctggcctcagccgacggtctccgtctcgcctgacccaggggctcggactcgacctcggcctcagaagacagactcgacctcgacctcggaggagcctccacatcgcccaacctagggcacggaccgacctcgtcaacaggaggcgccatcaataccctaccccaagctgactcgggctacgggaaacaagaccggcgtcccatctggctcgctccgccagacaagtaatgatggcgccccgcacgctctatgacgacggcggctcccagcccccttacggaagcaagaggacgtcagcaaggactcgacagccccgacagttgtccttccgccaggctccagcgctcctccgacggccacgacaccacacgaaccgggtgccaaaacctctccggctgccacgatggcatgtacttagggcgctagctctcctccgctagacacgttagcactctgctacaccccccattgtacacctggatcctctccttacgcctataaaaggaaggaccagggccctctcacagagggttggccgcgcggggaagaggacgggacagccgctcgcgtgaggccgctcgctccctcccgcgtggacgcttgtaaccccctactgcaagcgcacccgacctgggtgcgggacaaacacgaaggccgcgggatttccacctctcacgcccgtctccttcccccttcgcgctccgtctcgcgccgacccatctgggctggggcacgcgacgaaatttcactcgtcggtccagggacccccccggtctcgaaacgccgacagttggcgcgctaggtaggggcctgctgcgtgttgacgaacaacttcccgtcaagctccagatgggcagtctccagtaacctttccagcccgggacggtactccgtttcgggggtcttgagttcatgtccctcgacggcagctacgacatgatactccttgccccgctgtgcgacagcgacaatggcggccgacagcccgcccgccggcggcggaatcgacgacgtcttccccgcgtggtggaagaacaacattcgagctcaccccgtcctctcccccgccgacggaggaggaggcggggcaaccaaggccaagcaggaggcagcgcctcgtcggctgtcgagcgagtcgacggcgccggcgccccaacggggggcacgtcgggcctcGACCTCGCgtatgagacgaagacgagcgccgtctccccgcaacgcgccaatcccaagcaggcggacgacgccagcacgctcgcgaaggacttgctgggcgtcaccctcgtacctgagacgacggtgtagTCCGTccttgacgtgacttcgtcaccgcccgtcgacaaagaggtacccaccgattcccatctcacgccttttggattcagcctcgacccgccaagcgacttcgctttggcggacgctctcgtagaggcgagtccaaaccctttggggtttcgtatgcggtcaccctgggaccggctgacagacgtctcgacctacgggccctcggggtccgaggaagaggacgagcccggcttctgttgggacttctccg
This portion of the Zea mays cultivar B73 chromosome 2, Zm-B73-REFERENCE-NAM-5.0, whole genome shotgun sequence genome encodes:
- the LOC103646468 gene encoding uncharacterized protein, with amino-acid sequence MATKILSLTASSSGCERNWSGFDGVHTKKRNRLTTDRLNKLVYVQFNNRLINKRAKIKSKKITDVLLSSGPTEAQGFLQENGDDCALVSFRDDEDEEEVMEGTGIPWSVLGDAVGAEEQLELRRSARVRELNEEEFESEEEEFDEDEDEDEMDETGV